From Homo sapiens chromosome 6, GRCh38.p14 Primary Assembly, the proteins below share one genomic window:
- the LOC124901373 gene encoding guanine nucleotide exchange factor subunit RIC1-like has product MEYLNMDGMEFNFMLVMVEKGFAKQSIIVNNALEDYLTLQKRTHCQALTELSSSNLVSVMIVSICPFRDSFKVWQTCSSGILHHHLLCITIWIESNAAAINKMCVFSIHPSTHSPIYLSSHRHIYPYIHPDTHSSTHPTVHSSIHPHTHPPVHLPIHPSTHPLICPSTHPSVYLPTHLSSTHPFIHPSIHPLIYISTHLSTHSPIHPPIHLSICLPIHPSIYLPIHPPIHPSIHLSTHPFIHPSIHPSTHPPIHISTHLSTHAASTYPSTYPPIHSSIHIPIYPFIHPSTYPCTHSPIPHPSTHLSIHPSIH; this is encoded by the coding sequence ATGGAATATCTGAATATGGATGGAATGGAGTTCAACTTTATGCTGgttatggtggaaaaaggatttGCTAAACAAAGTATCATTGTAAACAATGCTTTAGAGGACTATTTAACTTTACAAAAGAGAACACACTGTCAAGCACTTACGGAACTGTCATCCTCAAACCTTGTGTCAGTTATGATAGTCTCCATATGCCCATTTAGGGATTCATTTAAGGTCTGGCAGACTTGCTCCTCAGGAATACTTCACCATCACTTGCTTTGTATTACTATATGGATTGAAAGTAATGCAGCTGCCATTAACAAAATGTGTGtattctccatccatccatccacccattcacccatctaCCTATCCAGCCATCGACATATCTACCCATACATCCACCCAGacacccattcatccacccatccaactgtccattcatccatccatccacatacCCATCCACCTGTCCATCTACCCATTCACCCATCTACTCATCCACTCATctgcccatccacccacccatccgtCTACCTACCCACCCATCtgtcatccacccatccattcatccatccatccatccatccgctCATCTATATatctacccatctatccacccattcacccatccacccacctatccacctatccatctgtctacccatccacccatccatatatctccccatccatccacccattcacccatccatccacctgtctacccatccattcatccatccatctatccatccatctacccatccacccatccatatATCTACCCATCTGTCTACCCATGCAGCTAGCACctacccatccacctatccacccatccattcatccatccatatacccatctacccattcatccacccatccacctatccatgcacccattcacccatcccccatccatccacccatttatccattcatccatctattcattaa